ACCACCGCGTAGAACAGCGTCACCAGGCAGGAGGAGGGAATAATCCACATGAAGGAGGGCGGCCGCTCCTCGGGAAAGACGCCGAAGGTGTGCCCCCAGCCGACCACCAGGCCGAAGAGCATGCCCGCGCAGGTGGCCTGAACGGCTATGGGGCCGGTACAGCGCTTCACCCAGATGGCCGCCAGGAACAACCCTCCCAGTCCGCCCACCGGGAAGCTGCTCACCCGTTGGGCAAGCTCCAGCAGATTGCCCCGGATGCCTTCCGGAATCAGAAACAGCACCAGGCACATCAAGATCGAGGACAGCCCCACGGCCACCGTGAGCAGGCGGGCCAGCAGGAGCTGAGTCCCCGCTGCCAGCGGCGTGGAACGCCAGCGTTCCACGTAGTCCACGCTGATGACGGTGGCCACCGAATTCATCCCCGAATCCAGGCTGGACATGGCGGCGCTGAACAGGGCCGCCACCACCAGCCCCGCCAGGCCGCGCGGAAGCTGCGAACGAATGAAATAGGGAAAGGCCTGGTCGGCATCGGCCGGGGGCTGGCCCTGGTAATAGGCGTAGAGAGCCATGCCCACAGCCACCAGAGCCAGCGTCACCAGCAAGCCCGAAATCAGGTCGCAGGCGCTGGACCACCGGGCCGATCGTGCCGAAGCGGTGGACATCAGCCGCTGCACGGCTACCTGGTCGCCGGCGTAGGTGCAGACGTACCAGAAGAAGCCCAGCAGGCCCATCCCCACCAGCGTGACCCGTTCAAAGGGATCGAAGCTGAAAATGGGCTGGCCGGGCCGATCGGCTGCCGCGATGGACTCCAACCAGGCGCCGGGGCCGGTTCCCGTTTCGGCAGCCACGTAGGCAACGGTGAAGAGGGCGCCGCCGAAGAGAATGAAGAACTGGGCCACGTCCGTCCAGATCACGGCGCGCATCCCGCCCAGAGTGGTATAGACCACCGCGATCAGCCCGATGCCCGCCAGGATGAGCAGCCGATCCAGCTGGGTGATCTGGGCCAGCGCCATGGTCGAAGAGAAGAGCACCAGCCCCATCCAGCTCAGCCGAACCACCAGAAAGACGGCCGAGGCGAACATGCGGGTACCGACGTCGAACCGCTGCTCCAGGTACTCGTAGATGCTGGTGACCCGCAGGCGCAGAAAAACCGGGATCAGCCCGTAGGCAATCACCAGGTAGATGAAGGGATAGAAGACGAGACCGCCCATGGCGCCGATGATCCCGTACTTGATGACTTCGCCCGGCGTGGCCAGGTAGCTCACGGTGGAGGTCAGGGTGGCCATCAGGCTCAGCCCTACGGCGAACCAGGGCATGCGCCGCCCCCCCAGAAAGTACTCTTCCGCGGAGTGCTGCCGGCGGGAGAAGACGATCGCCATCCACACGGTAGCCGTGAAATAGGCCCCGATCATGGAGTAGTCCAGCCATTCGAGCCGGTGGAAGGCGGCAGTCTCGACTGCGGTGGGAACCTCAAGCGGCATGGCGGTTTTCTCAGGGAAAGGTAGCGGCCGGATCCCGCCCGGCGGATGTCATGGGGGCAGCGGCACGGCGGATCGAGCTACAGGTTAGCCACGCCCCCAGTCCACAGAGCGGCACGAATCCTACAAAGTGAAACAACGGAAGTGCATGACCCAACGGGAGCAGGAGCTATGTCCCGCTAATTCGGTTTGCTGCATTATTGAACATCGATGCACAGGATAGACAGGATTAACAGGACAAGACGTTACGCTGCGGGACGTGGACGGGCTCCACGATCAAGCGGGGGTTTACGGGAGACCTCAAGTTCCTTCGCGGCCCTTAGTGGATCACTCCTTTTCGCCTTCATCTGCCGGAGGTTCAGGAGCTTGAGGAGGGATGGATCTCTCGAATCCGCCTGGCGACCTCGGAGGCGTGCCGGTAGAGGGTGATCCAGTCGCCGTCCACCGCGATCCAGGAGAGCCCCAGGGCCAGCCAGCGCCGGATGCCCTGCGGGTCGAAGCCGGTGGAATGGCCGACGGGGATCCCCTTCCGGATGGCTGCCCGGTAGATCTTTTCGCAGGCGGCAGTCACGTCCGGATGTCCGGCCTGGCCGCCCAGTCCCATGCTGGCGCTCAGGTCGCCCGGTCCGGCCACGATGCTGTCCACGCCCGGAAGCTCCAGGATGGCGTCGATCTGATCCACCGCCCGGATGTGCTCGATCTGGAGCACCAGCATCATGTTCCGGTCGATCTCGGCCAGGTACTGCGGCGGCGCCACCGCCCCGAACCGCACCCCCCGCGCCGGACCGAAGCCGCGCGAGCCCCGAGGCGGGTAGTGAAAGCCGGCCACGGCCCGTTCCGCATCCTGGAGGCTTTCGATGCGGGGAACGATGACGGCGGCGGGATGCAGTTCCAGGTAGGGCTTCATCACCACCGGATCGTTGGAGGGGACCCTCACAAAAGCCGCGGCGCCCGCGCCTCGCGCCGCCCGGATGTGGTCCAGCGCCTGGGAGTAGCTGAGGGCCGAGTGTTCGCAATCGATCCACACGAAATCGTAGCCCGCCTCCCCGAACAGCTCGCTCACGGCCGCGTCGGTCAGGGCGACCGCCGTGCCCAGGGAGAGCTCTCCCCGCTTCCACTGGTCTCTGATCTTCTCGATCTGGTTCATGGCTTAACGGCCTCCTGGTCGGGTAATAGGATCATGGCCGTTGCCGGTTTGCGGTCCCCGGCGTGGCCCTTCAAATCAGGGCTTCCAGCCTCTGGCTCAGGCTCAGCAACTGCTTCCCCCGTTCCGACAGCTCCTCGAAGTCCCGATGGGTCATCCCGATGGGATGGTTGCGGGGATCATACCAGGAAAGCCGGTAGCCGATGTCCAGCTCCATCCGCACGTGGTCGGAGCGGTTGGGCGTCCCGCGGTGGATCACCCGCGCATCGCAGATGTAGGCCGAGCCGCGCTTCAGATTCAGGCGCATCCTGGACGGATAACGCCCCGACTCGATCAAGCGGTTGAGGTTGTGGGCGCCGCCGGAACCCGGCACGTGGCTCAACTCGGGCACGCCGCAGTGATGGGTGCTGGGCAGAAGCTCGAAGCTGCCGTTCTGGTTGTTGGTATCCACCAGGGCGACCTTCAGTGACAGGGAGGGAAAGGCCGGCAACACCACGTTGGCCGCAAACAGCTCCCCGTCCCGGTGCCAGTTCATGACGCCGCAACCCGGGCAGGGATGGTAGGAGATGTAGTCGCTGATCAGGAAATCTCTGCTCCCCCACAGCCGTTCAAGCAGTTGCAGGACGGTGGCGTTCTCATAGAGGGCGGGATCGGAAAAGGGCATCCTCCAGGGGGTTTCGATCTTGTAGCGCAGCGGTTCGGTGACTCGGCCGCGGCCCGTGTCCAGATCCCCGCTCAGGACCCTGGAATTGAGGGCCCGCACCTTCGCCAGCATAGGCAGCAGCTCCGCGTGAAGCGCCTCGGCCTTGGCTGTGGGAATGAAATCCTCAAAGACCACGTAGCCGTTGATCAGGAATTCCTGAACCAGTTGATCGATCGAAATCCGCATGATGCCCTGTCTGAATTACCCCTGTTTCACTCTGCATCCGCCGACCCGTCATGTCGGACGGGGGCGCACTTAAGTGACAAGTGGATAGTGACCAGTGGATAGGTATCGGATCGACACGCAAAGCACCGTGTCAGCCTCGGCGCCGTCCTTCAAATAAGCACAGTCCGTTCCCAAAACCCTCGGCCGACCACTCTTCACCCTTCAAACTTCAAACTTCAGCAGTCTACCTGCTTGGCGCCGCTGGGGACAACTTCGCCTAATCCAGCATCTCCGCTGCCGACTTGATCGACTCCACCGCTCCCCACAGCGCCAGAACGAACAGAAATCCCATGAGAAGATTCTCCCACCAGCGGTTGCGGTAGCGCGGGCCGATCAGGCGGGGACTGGCCGTGATCCACCAGAGGCCCCCGGCCAGGGCCGGAATGAGCACCACCATCAGGGTGTTGACCAGCAGCGTCAGCCTGACGAAGTCGGCTCGCTCGGTGAAGACCCAGACCAGCGGCGAGACCAGGGTCCAGACCGCCACCAAGCGGTAGACGGGATGCAGGCGGTGGTCGGTGGGGGTTGCTTCCGGGGTCCGCCAGCGCCGGTAGGCGTGGCTTGCCAGACAGCCCAGGCCCAGGCCGCAGCCGAGCAGCGAGGTGTAGACGGCGCCGAACAGACCCAGGAAGAACAGCAGCCGACCCCCGTTGCCGAGCACGATTCCCAGCAGCCCGGTCAGGTCGTCCAGGGTCCCGATGCGGCTGCCGCTGGCGTGCACCAGTTCGGCCCCCAGGGTCCAGACCGCCAGGTTGAAAAGGATCATGGCGCCCATGGCCAGCATGAAGTCGTAGGTCTGCACCCGACGGTAGGCCGGACCGCGCCAACCCTTCTGTTCCAGAAAATAGGGATAGACCAGGTTCATCAGCGAGCCCCCTACGGCCCCCACCATGGCCATGGCCACCACCATGGCGCCGAAGGGACCCTCCGTGGCCGGAAGCTGGAGCGTTAGGACACCCTTCAGGATGCCTGCCAGGTTGGGTCCGACCCATATGGCGGTGCCGAGGAGCGAGACCGTCATCAGGACCATGAACCCTTTGAACACCCATTCCACACGGGCGTACACCGGCCGGAAAATAATGGCCAGCCCGACCACGACCCAGACCAACGCCCACTGCCACTCGCGTCCCAGGCCGGTCAGCTCCACCATGATCTCCCCGACACCGGCCACCATGTAGGTCCCATTGATGTGAGCGACGACCACGGCCACCACCAGCAGAAAGGGGGCGTACCAGCGGTGGAGACGGACCAGGCCGTCCAGCACCCCTTCTCCGTGGGGATTGCAGAGCTGATACTTGGCGATGGTGGTGACGAAGAAGAACCGCATCAGGAGGGCAAACACCATGGCCCACATGAGCGCGTAGCCGTAGTTGCCTCCGGAAATGCCGGCCGAGAGGATGTCTCCGGAACCCAGCCAGGTCAGAATGACCACGAATCCCGGACCGAAGGACTTTACATATTCCGCGAAGGTGCGAGGAATCGGAGCCGGCGGTGTGCCCTTATCGAGCCTGGACGTGGCCATGGTGGGAACCGTTCTTCCTCCCTGCGAACCTCATCCCCTTGCTGGATTGAAACTGCAGGCCGGCTTGGACACGTCGCTCCGCTCGAAACGGGCGGGCTGCCAGCCGTTGCCTACGGGCGCCGGGACCCGCTTTCCAACTCGGCCAGGTCGAACCGGTAGAAGGTGATCTCGCCGTACCTGTCGGCCGCACCCTTCGCTGTTTCCACCACCATGCCGATGGTGCCGTCGGCCAATCGTTGCATGACCGAATAGGCGGCGAATCCGTTGTTGAGTTGAACCGGATTGGTGAAGGTCTTTCCTTCGTCGTAGCTGGTCCAGACCGTGATGTTGTTGCGGTTGAGGCCGTTTTCCCCGCGCGGTCCGGAAAAAAGGATGCGATCGCGGTCGTGACCTGCGCGTTTGGCGGAATAGCGGACCAGAGAGCCGTCTACTTCCGTGATGGGTATGGTGTCCGGATTGTCGGGCCCCCAGGTGACACCGCCATCGGTGCTGATATGGCGCCGGCGGAACTTGCCGCTTTCTGGCCGAGCGTCCAGCAGCACTCTGCCGTCGATCAACTCGACGACTTCATCCTCGTTGGCATCAGGCCCCGGTGTGACGTTGCCGACCTGCCAGCTCTTACCGTGGTCGTCGGAATAATAGACGAACGGCTCAACGGTAACCGGTCCGTCTGGTGATCTTGATCCGCCGCGCTTGGCTGGAATAATCAGCCGGCCGTTGCGCGATCTTTTTTGGTCCTGCCATTGAAGTTGAATGCCGCTGCCCGGACCGGGTTCGGCTTGACGCCAATAGAGGCCGTCACTGGTCTCGTGCGGTTCGTCCGGATAGACCACTTGCTTGCGGTCCGACCAGGTCTGGCCGTTATCGGTGCTCGAACGGAACCACACGATGTGGTTGCCGTCCTTGGAGTCCGGGCTTTGCCCGTAGGCCATATTACGGGGCGCAATGTCCGGCATTTGTCCATAGAACAGGAACACCGTCCCGGTCTTGGCATCGAGCACCGGCGTCGGGTCGGCGAAATCGAGCAGGTCCCCGCCTGGGCGGAAACCGGATTCGATGACAACCATCGGTTGCCAGGTTCGACCGTTATCGGTGCTCCGGCGCATCACCAAGTCGATGGGGGCGTTCTCATCGCGACGCGGGTCGCTGCCGTCTCCGCGGCGTCCTTCCGCGAACACCAAAACCGACCCATCCTGCGTAACAATCATGCCGGGAATGCGGAACGTGTGGTAATCCTCCTGCTGCGTGACGTAGTCCCCCTTGGGAGAAACGAACGGTACCGACACCGTAATGATCTCTGCCACCGCCGGCAATGAGACCAAGATCGCCAGCATTACAAAAATGACGATACTGCGGACGTATTCTCTCAATAGCGCCATGTCTGCCTCCCTGGTGTGTGCTCCCACCGCCTGCACCCGCGAAGAACCCTGTCCCGCAGATTACCTCCGTCTTGGAGTTGGGGAACAGGACCGGGAACAGTTTACTAGGTTGGGCTGCACCCGCCTGGAAAATTGAGGAAACTTGGCGGCTTTGGCCCCATTGTCCCTTGAGATCGGGTGACCTTAAAAAGGCCGGTTGACCCGGGCAACGGAAGGGAGCACGCTTGGGGTCACCACCCAAACAATAGGAGAAGGCAAATGAACAGAAACAAAGGATCGCGGCAAGAACGGTCGAGACCCTTGATGCTGCTGGTCGGCTTCCTTTTGTGCGTAGGCACCGTAACGGCAAGCGGAGATCCGGACCGTATCGACTACGAGCTTCTGGCCACCAACCGCACCTCCACCATGGAGAAGGAAATGAACCAGGCTGCGGCACGGGGCTTCCGGCTGGCAGCAGTCATGGGGGGAGATACCTCATTCGGGGGTTCCGAAGTCGTGGTCATCATGCAGAAGGGACGGGAAAGCGCTTCCGGAAGCTATCAATACAAGCTGTTGGCCACCAACCGCACCTCCACCATGGAGAAGGAAATGAACCAGGCTGCCGGGGAGGGGTTTGAGCATGCCGGGCAGACCGTCTTTGAAACTACCTTTGGCGGCAAGGAGACGGTGGTGATCATGGAGCGCGACGGAGCCGGCGAGGCCAGGTACGAGTACAAGCTGCTCGCGACAAAGAGGACTTCCACCTTGCAGAAGGAGTTGACTCTGGAGGGCGAGAACGGTTTCAAGCTGGCAGGAATGACGGTGTCCAGGACGACTTTCGGCGGAGAGGAGCTTGTGTCCATCCTGCAGCGCCCGGCCAGGTAGGAGGTGGCCCGGAAGGACATGTCCCGTTCATGGCTACCACCGACCCTGAAAGCTCAGCCTGATTGCCAGCCCGCCACTCTCGATATCAGGCAGGGGGTCAGTTGCGATCGATGGCCGGAAACCTACCAAAGGGTGTAACGGATGCGCAGGCCAACACGCCGCGGGGCAAGGACGTTGGAGAAGTAGCGCCGTGACCGGAATCCCTCTTTGGTTCGGCCGATGAGGCCGGGGGTCTGGCGCACGCCGGTGACGGCGTACTCGTCGAGCAGGTTATCGGCATAGAAAGTGAGGGTCCAGTCGTTCCTCGAGAGCGACGCCGAAAGGTTGTGGAGATCGTAGGCCGGCAGCCTCTCGCCGCCGGCGCGCAAGCCGATCCGGGTGAGCACGTCACCCACGTAGGTGTAGCCGTACAGCAACTGAAGCACGGTCTTGTCTCCGAGCAGCCTGGTGTAGCTGGCCAGCAGGCTGCCCTGATGTCGCGGCGCCCCCGACAGGCGGTCGCCCTTGAAGGCGTCGGCGCCACCGTCCAGCAAGCCAAGCGAGTCCTTGCTCAACTCGGCATGGGTGTAGGACCACGATCCGCGCAGGCGCACACCGCTCGTCACACCGGCCGCCCCCGCGAACTCGATGCCGCGGCTCACGGCTCCGCCACCGTTCAGCGTGATCGGCTGGGAGCTGAAGGGTGTCAGCCCCGCTACCTGAATGTCTTTCCAGTCCACGTGGAACAGCGTGCCGCTGGCGCTGAACCGCCCGTCGCGCCAGGAGCGGCGCATGCCGGCCTCGTAGTTGGTGGTGGTATCGGGCCGGATCAGCGCCTGTTCCTCATAGATGCACCCCGACTGCGGGGGGTCGTTGTCGGGATCCGCGTCGGTGAGAAGGGCAATCTCTTCGTCGGTACAAACCCGGAAGTTGTTGCCGCCGCCGATGCGGTACCCTTCCGAGCGGGTGAAATAGGCATTCGACTGCTCGTTGAAACGATAGCTGAGGCTCGCCTTGAACAACATGCCGCGGTCGTTGGACTCATAGTCGGTGAACGGCGAGTTGTAAATGGGCGTGTAAGGGAACTCGGTAAGACTGCCGGTCTCGACGCGGTAACCGAACCAGCGCCCGCCGGCCGTCAGGCGCCACCGTTTGCCCAGGTCCCGAGATATCTCCCCGAAAAGCGCCCTTTCTCCCACGGTGCTGTTCCCGAGCGAGTAGTACTCGACCGCCTCGGACGCTGGATTTCCGCCCAGGATCGGCGTTACCCCCGAGAATTCCGTCAGTCCCGGCGTAAACTCGAAGCTGGTCCCGCTGCTGTCGTAGTTGTTGAAGAATAGGCCACCGACCCACCCCCACGGCCCCTCGCTGGTCGAGACCAGCCGCGTCTCCCAATTGAAGCGCTCCTCCCGCTCATCCTCGCGGGTATAGGCGGCAAAGGATCGAAACTGCGATGTCAGGTCGGTGACCGAGATTCCCGGGTCAATCTCCCGGGCTTCGGTCAGCGCCGGGAACTCGCCCGGCAGCAACCCCGCGATGCCGAACGCCTGGACCAGCAGGTCCGTCTGGTCACGTTGCCCCTGCTCGGCGAAGCGCGAATAGCCGACCGCGGTGGTCAATTCCGCGCCACCCGGCGCCCAGGTCAGCTCCAGGCTCCACAGTTGATTCCTGCGGTCGTTCGGTTCCAGAAAGCGGTGCGCGGAGACATAGCGGCCGGTGTCGAACGACCGGGAGTGATTGATCTGGCGCGCGCCGACCTGCTGATCCTGCAGATGGTAGGCCACCAGGGCCGACAGGCTAGGGGATGCCTCCCACAGCAGGGAGAGCCGGGCCGAGATCGTCTCCTCCGTGTTGGCATCCGCTTCACGTCTCAGGCTCTCGGCCACTGCCTCCGAGTCGTTCAGGTCCGGCTCCGGTTCGGAGATGCCCGGCCTGCGCAGCAGGTAGTCGTAGTCGATGAAGCCCGGATCGGCATAGCGGTCGATGGAGCCGCGCAGAGCCAGCTTGCGGGAAACCAACGGCAGGTTGAAGGTGAGGCCGGCATCCGAGCCCGGGGCGCCGCCGTGGGCCAGCGCGAACAGGTCGCCTCGCACCTCGAAAGTACGCTGCTCCGTGTCCGGCCGGCGCGGCAGGTAACGCACGGCTCCCGCCAGGGTGCCGGCGCCGTAAAGCGTTCCCTGGGGACCCAGCAACACCTCCACCCGCTCGATGTCGTTGAGCCGAAGATCGACCGCCAGGGGAATGTCCCCAAGATAGGTGGCGACACCGTTGTTGTAATTGTTGCCGCTGAACTCCGACCCGTTCAACGAGTCGGTGTTGAGGCCTCGGGCGATGACCACGTTGCTGCCGCGCGCTCCCTGGTCCACCACCGTCAGTCCGGGTGTCCAGCGCGCCAGCTCCGTCAGGTTCCCGATGGATCGCCGCTCGATATCTTCGCCGGTCACGGCCGAAACGCTCATGGGCACCTGCTGGGTCGGCTCCTCGAAGCGGGTGGCCGTCACGACCACCGCTTCCTCGAATGCGGCCAGACGCAGGGTTATGGCCGGCAGTTCCACCGGATTGGTCCCGACGGCGACGCCCTCCACCCTCGCCGCACCGAAGCCGATCCGGGAGACGGTCACCGTATAGGTGCCCGGAACCAGGCCCGTGTATACGAACCGGCCACCCGGGTCAGCTTGCACCTCGCGCGGTGTGTCCGGACCGCCGCTCAGAGTGACCTTGACGCCGGGCAACACCGCGCCGGTCTCATCGACGACCATGCCCGAAATCCGACCCGACTGGGCTGCGGATCCATCAAAAGCACAGACAAGCAGCAGGAGCGTCAAAGCACACCTGATTACCGTGTCCGTCATGTCCGCTGTCATGGCGATGGGAGGTATGAGGATACCGGCAGTTGGATAAGATGAGGGCGCAGACCCATCCCCATTGGAAGCCGTTACCTGACCGGGTCGTATCAGATTAGCCGCCCCCCTTCCGCGACGACGGGACGGATCTTACAGGGCGAAACAGGGATGCTTGAGACGAGTGAAGAGTGGAGAGTGAAGAGCTACTCGGTCGACACGCCAAGCATCGTGTCGCTCTCGGCACAGTCCTTCAAATAAGACTGGGATCGATCCGTCCAGTGTCTTGTGGATCTCGGCACGGTCATTGAGAATAATGCAACCGGCTCATCAGGCGCTTGCCTATCCCAGCACCTTCCGCTGACCACTCTTCACTTTTCACCTGGGTGCGCCGCCGTCCCATACCACCGGGCGGCTCATGAGGGGCGAAAAAGGGGCGTTCCAGACAAGCAGGAGAGGACTAATCCAGGAATCGGATAGCGGCAAACAGCAATCCACCGATGGCCAGATGGATGCCGACGATTCCGGCTCCCTGAATCCACAAGGCCCTGAAGACCTCGGCCTTGAGGTCGGCAATGTCGGCCTTGGTGGAGGCCCGCAGTCCGGCCATGTCGGCCGTGGTGGAAGCCCGCAGATTATCGATTTCGACCCTGACGGCGGCGAATTCGGCCGTGGTCGAAGTCCGAAGTTTGTCAACGTCCGCCCTGGTGGAGACCTGCAGTCTGTCGATATCGGTCCTGACGGCAGCGAATTCGGCCCTGGTGGAGACCTGCAGTTTGTCGATATCGGTCCTGACAGCGGCGAATTCGGCCGTGGTGGAGGCCTGCAATTTTCCGAAGTCGGACTTGGTGGCAACCATTTCCTGGAAGGCTCCGGCCATGGATCGGACGATGGCTCCGGCTTGGGCTTCGTTGAAGCCGGCGGCCTTGAGATCCTGGCTGACTTTCAGAGTGTCGAAACCAGTCGTGGCCATTGAATGCCCTTTTGTGAGGATACTAGCACAGTAGCGGATTTAGACCGGTCAGCATGACTGACCGTGCAAACTCTGTGCTGTAATTTCGTGAGCCGGTCTGGGCGGGGAGTTCGCGCCAGAAGGGGAGACGCCAGGGAGAAAAGCGGTCGTTGAGGCGCCTAGGAGGGAGTATTGGTTGCGGGGGCGGGATTTGAACCCGCGACCTTTGGGTTATGAGCCCAACGAGCTACCAGACTGCTCCACCCCGCCCCGAAATCTTATTTTCCGGGGGGTTGGGAGTCAAGGAGTTTGTTGGGGAGGCGGGTCCCCGGGCAGGGCCACCGGGTCGGTTCCGCTGGCCGCGGCGCCGGGGGAATCCCGGGGGTCAGGCTTGGTGACGATCTTGATTTCGCCTTCTCGAACCAAACCCAACTCTTCACGAGCGATTTTCTCGATGGTGGCGGGGTCGGTTTTCAGGGACTCGATCTCTCCCATCACCTGCCGATTTCCCGATTCGAGGGCTTCCTTTTCGCGAGTCAAGGACTGGTTTTCCTCTTCCAGGCGTTGCATTTCCAAGTGGCCGGTCGGACCGAAAATGGCCTGCACCGCCAAGCCCAGCAACAGCAGCCCCATAATGACCGCCAGTATGGATCTCAACCGGGAGGATTTTTTCCTGGATGCTTTCCTGGAAACCAAGATTGTCCCTCTTGCTCCCGACCGGAAGCAGGCAGTCATTCCCCTCCGACCGGTTGCGTTGCGATGAAGCTGCCATCGCTCGCTGTAATTGGCCGGCAAAGCAGGAAGCTAGTCTAGCCCAAAACGGATATAATGAACATCCCCTTGGCCGGTTTCCGTTAGCCGGGTCGGCACTGCTTCCCGGTCTCGACGGAGTCCCCGGGGCGAGGAGACAGCCATGACAGACAAGGTGGTGGTGCTGGTCAACTGCTCCAGCCTGGAGGAGGCCGGGAAGATCGGAAGGCAACTGGTGGCCAAGCGGTTGGCGGCCTGCGTCAACCTGGTTCCCGGGGTTCGTTCCTGGTACTGGTGGGAAGACAAGGTGGTCGAGGACAACGAAGTCATGGTCATGATCAAAACCTCTCGCGAGCGGTTGACCGACCTTGAGAAAGAGGTGGTCCGTCTCCACTCCTATGCGGTTCCGGAAGTGATTGCTCTGCAAGTGGTGGACGGCTCCCAGAATTACCTGAACTGGATCGAATTCTCCCTCAGCGGGAAGCCATGACGGCAGTGTTCCACCGCTTCGCCCGACGCGCGAAGAAGTGGGTCCAGTCTTCAGGGATGTCAAAACCACGGGAAACAACCATGGACAAGCTACGAGTCATCGGGAAATGCGGAGCTGGTGGAGTGGCCGCCGTTCTGGTTCTCGTGGGCGTGCTTGCCGGTCGAGCGGATAGGGTTTCCGCCGACACCGGCGCCGACCGGGTGGAGGTCTCCCTGCAATCCGAAAGCCGGTGGGAAAGGACCTTCAACCTGCGTCGCGGCGAAGTCCGTGAGATTTCGGTGGCCGTCTCCAGTCCCTCCTTCCTGCCGCCCAACGGCCGGGTAGCGGTGAGCTGGCACTTGGAAAACCCCAATGGGGCCAAGGGCGCCGACGTCTCCAAAGAGACTGCCGGCTCCGCCCAGGACGGGAGAGAGCCCGATGTCTTCGGCATATACACCCGGCCCACCGCCCGCTGGAGAAAAGTGCTCCATGCCCTGGATCCGGATGTCTTCCTGATTTACAGGGCTCCGGTGTCGGGAAGGTATGTCCTCAGCCTGGCCCCGGTCATCGATGAAGACCCGGTCTTCGGCGGACCCCGCTGGCGCGAAACCGGGACCGCACCCCGGGTGGATGCCTTCCCCCGCAACACGCCCTGGCCTTCCGGGGCGCAGGTTTCCCTGTTCGCCAGCGTCAGGGGTCTGGATCTCGAGGAGCCGCCCGACCTTC
The window above is part of the Acidobacteriota bacterium genome. Proteins encoded here:
- a CDS encoding divalent-cation tolerance protein CutA; the protein is MTDKVVVLVNCSSLEEAGKIGRQLVAKRLAACVNLVPGVRSWYWWEDKVVEDNEVMVMIKTSRERLTDLEKEVVRLHSYAVPEVIALQVVDGSQNYLNWIEFSLSGKP
- a CDS encoding septum formation initiator family protein, which translates into the protein MRSILAVIMGLLLLGLAVQAIFGPTGHLEMQRLEEENQSLTREKEALESGNRQVMGEIESLKTDPATIEKIAREELGLVREGEIKIVTKPDPRDSPGAAASGTDPVALPGDPPPQQTP
- a CDS encoding TonB-dependent receptor — its product is MVVDETGAVLPGVKVTLSGGPDTPREVQADPGGRFVYTGLVPGTYTVTVSRIGFGAARVEGVAVGTNPVELPAITLRLAAFEEAVVVTATRFEEPTQQVPMSVSAVTGEDIERRSIGNLTELARWTPGLTVVDQGARGSNVVIARGLNTDSLNGSEFSGNNYNNGVATYLGDIPLAVDLRLNDIERVEVLLGPQGTLYGAGTLAGAVRYLPRRPDTEQRTFEVRGDLFALAHGGAPGSDAGLTFNLPLVSRKLALRGSIDRYADPGFIDYDYLLRRPGISEPEPDLNDSEAVAESLRREADANTEETISARLSLLWEASPSLSALVAYHLQDQQVGARQINHSRSFDTGRYVSAHRFLEPNDRRNQLWSLELTWAPGGAELTTAVGYSRFAEQGQRDQTDLLVQAFGIAGLLPGEFPALTEAREIDPGISVTDLTSQFRSFAAYTREDEREERFNWETRLVSTSEGPWGWVGGLFFNNYDSSGTSFEFTPGLTEFSGVTPILGGNPASEAVEYYSLGNSTVGERALFGEISRDLGKRWRLTAGGRWFGYRVETGSLTEFPYTPIYNSPFTDYESNDRGMLFKASLSYRFNEQSNAYFTRSEGYRIGGGNNFRVCTDEEIALLTDADPDNDPPQSGCIYEEQALIRPDTTTNYEAGMRRSWRDGRFSASGTLFHVDWKDIQVAGLTPFSSQPITLNGGGAVSRGIEFAGAAGVTSGVRLRGSWSYTHAELSKDSLGLLDGGADAFKGDRLSGAPRHQGSLLASYTRLLGDKTVLQLLYGYTYVGDVLTRIGLRAGGERLPAYDLHNLSASLSRNDWTLTFYADNLLDEYAVTGVRQTPGLIGRTKEGFRSRRYFSNVLAPRRVGLRIRYTLW
- a CDS encoding DUF1640 domain-containing protein, whose protein sequence is MATTGFDTLKVSQDLKAAGFNEAQAGAIVRSMAGAFQEMVATKSDFGKLQASTTAEFAAVRTDIDKLQVSTRAEFAAVRTDIDRLQVSTRADVDKLRTSTTAEFAAVRVEIDNLRASTTADMAGLRASTKADIADLKAEVFRALWIQGAGIVGIHLAIGGLLFAAIRFLD